In one window of Bizionia sp. M204 DNA:
- a CDS encoding DEAD/DEAH box helicase: protein MLKQFSDLGLNIQLQKSLLALKISEPTDIQKKAIPIILNQKDDVVVLAKTGTGKTAAFGLPLLQLIDTKNDTVQALILAPTRELGQQIFANLESFAANSPDISMASVFGGIPIKPQIERLQTPTHIVVATPGRLVDLIKRGAISIKNVSYLVLDEADEMVSALKDEVDTIIKDIPKTRRTLLFTATMPGTIKQLVQNYMSKKVVHIEADMATVGHQGIDHQYVVVEPIEKLEVLLHFLNSKEGERGIIFCKTKAAVNKLAKKLAINKFSSGAIHGSLTQGIRDRIMGQFREGHIDILVATDLAARGIDVKEVAYVVNYHLPDTYDAYVHRSGRTARAGATGLSLSVIQKDEIEDIPEFENELGITFHEFKKADAQSIEENNGLIWAKKIFKTKPNREVSEDFKAKIKTIFHHLTKEELVDKILANYLSESGAENMKVETPKKSKKK, encoded by the coding sequence ACCTACGGATATACAAAAAAAGGCGATTCCTATAATTCTCAATCAGAAGGATGATGTGGTTGTTTTGGCAAAAACTGGAACTGGTAAAACAGCGGCTTTTGGCTTGCCATTACTACAGTTAATAGATACGAAAAACGACACGGTTCAAGCATTAATATTAGCCCCAACACGCGAATTAGGGCAACAAATTTTTGCGAATTTAGAATCCTTTGCGGCAAACAGTCCAGATATTTCTATGGCTTCCGTTTTTGGTGGTATTCCTATAAAACCACAAATAGAACGTTTACAAACACCAACACATATTGTGGTGGCAACACCCGGTCGTTTGGTTGATTTAATCAAACGTGGTGCTATTTCCATTAAAAACGTTTCCTATTTGGTGTTAGACGAAGCGGATGAAATGGTGAGTGCATTAAAAGACGAAGTAGACACTATTATAAAAGACATTCCAAAAACAAGAAGAACCTTATTGTTTACAGCAACCATGCCAGGAACCATCAAGCAATTGGTTCAAAATTATATGTCCAAAAAAGTGGTGCATATAGAAGCTGATATGGCAACGGTTGGTCATCAAGGAATCGATCATCAATATGTGGTGGTGGAACCCATTGAAAAACTGGAAGTTTTACTACATTTTTTGAATTCAAAAGAAGGCGAACGCGGAATTATATTTTGCAAAACCAAAGCTGCTGTAAATAAACTGGCCAAAAAACTAGCCATTAATAAATTTTCATCTGGGGCTATTCATGGGAGTTTAACCCAGGGAATTCGCGACCGGATTATGGGTCAATTTAGAGAAGGCCATATTGATATTTTAGTGGCAACCGATTTGGCTGCTCGTGGTATTGACGTGAAAGAAGTAGCTTATGTGGTAAATTATCATTTACCAGACACCTATGATGCTTATGTGCATAGAAGTGGACGAACGGCTAGGGCAGGAGCCACAGGACTTTCATTAAGTGTGATACAAAAAGATGAAATAGAAGACATTCCAGAGTTCGAAAATGAATTAGGGATCACTTTTCATGAATTTAAAAAAGCAGACGCCCAAAGTATTGAAGAAAATAACGGATTAATTTGGGCAAAGAAAATTTTTAAAACCAAACCGAATCGGGAGGTATCTGAAGATTTTAAAGCCAAGATCAAAACCATCTTTCATCATCTAACCAAAGAGGAATTGGTCGATAAAATATTGGCAAATTATTTATCGGAATCGGGTGCCGAAAATATGAAAGTAGAAACACCAAAAAAGTCGAAAAAGAAATAG
- a CDS encoding arylesterase produces MSNAQNTQLNSVLPTSSPYKLIKFCYFILALLVVSCGDAKTGNTPKMQQTVEQSETTPEPKSTTKTILCFGDSITAGYGLDDVNDGYTAVLQQRIDSLNLDYTVINSGVSGETTAGGRGRIDWVIKQKPSIFLLELGANDGLRGVALTETKSNLQAIIDVVKAQSPETTIILAGMQLPPNMGQDYTTEFKQLFIDVAEQNNIAFIPFILKDVGGIASLNQNDGIHPNVEGHKIVANTVWETLEPLIVN; encoded by the coding sequence ATGTCCAATGCCCAAAATACTCAATTGAATTCAGTTCTGCCAACCTCAAGCCCTTATAAACTCATAAAGTTTTGTTATTTTATTTTGGCGCTTTTGGTGGTTTCCTGTGGTGACGCTAAAACTGGAAACACGCCTAAAATGCAACAAACGGTTGAACAATCCGAAACCACACCAGAACCTAAAAGTACCACTAAAACCATTTTGTGTTTTGGTGATAGTATTACGGCAGGTTACGGTTTAGATGATGTAAATGATGGATACACAGCTGTTTTACAACAACGTATTGACTCTTTAAATTTAGATTATACCGTCATTAATTCTGGTGTAAGTGGTGAAACCACCGCAGGTGGAAGAGGCCGAATTGATTGGGTAATTAAACAAAAGCCCTCTATTTTTCTATTAGAATTAGGTGCAAATGATGGGTTACGAGGGGTGGCTCTGACCGAAACGAAATCTAATTTACAAGCCATTATAGATGTGGTTAAAGCACAAAGTCCAGAAACCACTATTATTTTGGCTGGCATGCAGTTACCGCCCAATATGGGACAAGACTATACCACGGAATTTAAACAGCTTTTTATTGATGTTGCTGAACAAAATAACATTGCCTTTATTCCTTTTATTTTGAAAGATGTTGGTGGTATTGCTTCTCTCAATCAGAATGATGGGATTCACCCAAATGTGGAGGGTCATAAGATTGTTGCGAATACCGTTTGGGAAACGTTGGAGCCCCTAATTGTCAATTAG
- a CDS encoding ABC transporter ATP-binding protein, protein MSKILKITGLEKTYTSGNKQLTVLHDISFEVEKGQTFSIVGPSGSGKTTLLGICAGLDQPNAGTVELCGQDLSSLNEDERAQLRNKEVGFIFQNFQLLPTLTALENVSVPLELQGSKEATTKSMTLLEKVGLGDRVHHYPSQLSGGEQQRVALARAFANSPSILFADEPTGNLDDETGEKVIQLLLDLNKENGTTLVIISHDLELANRTQQILRLKGGKIVTNQLTTA, encoded by the coding sequence ATGTCAAAGATATTAAAGATTACTGGTTTAGAAAAGACATATACCAGTGGTAACAAACAATTAACGGTCTTACATGATATCTCTTTTGAAGTTGAAAAAGGACAAACCTTTTCAATCGTTGGACCTTCAGGAAGTGGAAAAACCACTTTGCTTGGCATTTGTGCTGGTTTAGACCAACCAAATGCTGGAACTGTGGAATTATGTGGGCAGGATTTAAGTAGCCTAAATGAAGATGAACGCGCCCAATTACGAAATAAGGAGGTTGGATTTATTTTTCAGAATTTCCAATTACTACCAACACTTACAGCTCTTGAAAACGTGAGCGTACCTTTGGAGTTGCAAGGATCAAAAGAAGCAACTACAAAAAGTATGACTTTATTGGAAAAAGTAGGTTTAGGAGATCGTGTTCATCATTACCCGTCACAATTGTCTGGAGGCGAACAGCAACGTGTCGCTTTGGCGCGCGCTTTTGCAAATTCACCTTCTATTTTGTTTGCTGATGAACCTACGGGGAATTTAGATGACGAAACGGGAGAAAAAGTCATTCAGTTGTTGCTGGATTTAAACAAAGAAAACGGAACGACTTTGGTCATAATTTCGCATGACTTGGAATTAGCCAATCGAACCCAACAAATTCTACGCCTTAAAGGTGGAAAAATAGTAACCAATCAATTGACTACGGCATAG
- a CDS encoding ABC transporter permease has product MAWRDAKASKVRLLLFMASIILGIAAVVSIQLFSTNLKDNIQSQSKTLMGADFIIDSRQVPTERAKTIIDSLKPDASEVNFVSMIAFPKNGGSKLVKVRGMQGDFPFYGKIKSEPATAASVYQESGGALVDATLLLQFNIKPGDSIKIGELTLPIAGALKSIPGGSAIASSVAPPVVIPYRFVEATQLLQFGSRKEYQYYYKASDTLNLKRLENKLEPILDLENADIKSHTSSTERLGRRYDNVGKFLNLAAFIALLLGCIGIASSVHIYIKEKLKAIAILKCMGASRLQSFLIFLIQIAGIGIIGGLIGSIIGAALQTVFPYLLKDFLPFTLEISISVQPILIGVFLGLFMSVLFALLPLLRTWYVSPLDVLRVDENASQEPRKIRFLVFGAILVFLFLFSLWLIKDALYAAGFVVATVFTFTMLALVALGFIKTIKQFFPKHWSFTARQSLLNLFRPNNQTVVLVVAIGLGTFLISTLYFTKDILLAKTEVGQASENANIIILDVQRDQREAVSQNITDKNLTVLNNLALVTMRMHSIKGRLVNDIRQDSTRQMRGWILNHEFRTTYRDSLIASEELLEGEWTPQLKPGDPIVMSISDNLASDAKLSVGDAVVFNVQGVLMETTVGSIRKVDWSQMQLNFSIVFPAGVLEQAPQFNVFTTNVPDETSSAALQQDLVAKFPNVSIIDLRQIYTVIEDILDKVSWIINFMAFFSILTGIIVLIGSVRTSKYQRIKESVLLRTLGAKNKQILQITAFEYVFLGLLGSLVGIILALVSSLCLAIFVFKEPFVPSIIPFLVFLPGITLLVLGIGLSNIQTVLRSSPLEVLRREG; this is encoded by the coding sequence ATGGCTTGGCGCGACGCTAAAGCTAGCAAAGTACGCTTGCTATTATTTATGGCATCCATTATTTTGGGTATTGCTGCCGTTGTGTCCATTCAATTGTTTAGCACCAACTTAAAGGACAATATCCAAAGCCAGTCTAAAACCTTAATGGGAGCCGATTTTATTATCGATTCCAGACAAGTACCTACAGAGCGCGCAAAAACCATTATCGATTCCTTGAAACCAGATGCATCAGAGGTTAATTTTGTCTCTATGATTGCTTTTCCCAAAAATGGCGGTTCCAAATTAGTAAAGGTTCGGGGCATGCAAGGCGATTTCCCTTTTTATGGTAAAATAAAATCAGAACCAGCTACGGCTGCCAGTGTGTATCAAGAATCAGGTGGTGCTTTGGTAGATGCCACCCTGTTATTACAATTCAATATAAAGCCAGGTGATTCTATTAAGATTGGTGAGTTAACACTGCCCATTGCTGGCGCATTAAAATCCATTCCAGGAGGTTCAGCTATTGCCAGTTCGGTTGCACCACCAGTGGTGATTCCGTATCGTTTTGTTGAAGCTACGCAATTACTACAGTTTGGAAGTCGGAAGGAATATCAATATTATTATAAAGCATCAGATACGCTCAATTTAAAACGACTTGAAAATAAATTAGAACCTATTTTAGATTTAGAAAATGCGGACATCAAATCGCATACAAGTAGCACAGAGCGTTTGGGTAGGCGCTATGATAATGTAGGGAAATTTTTGAATTTGGCCGCTTTTATAGCTTTGCTTTTAGGTTGTATAGGAATTGCCAGTTCGGTCCATATTTATATCAAAGAGAAATTAAAAGCCATAGCCATTTTAAAATGTATGGGGGCTTCTAGGCTTCAAAGTTTTTTAATTTTCCTTATTCAAATTGCTGGCATTGGAATTATCGGTGGATTAATTGGCTCTATAATTGGTGCGGCGTTGCAAACCGTTTTCCCCTATCTTTTAAAAGACTTTTTACCCTTCACCTTGGAAATATCCATTTCGGTACAGCCTATTTTAATTGGTGTGTTTTTGGGTTTATTTATGTCGGTATTATTTGCATTATTGCCATTATTGCGTACGTGGTATGTGTCGCCTTTGGATGTACTGCGTGTGGATGAAAATGCATCACAAGAACCACGAAAAATTCGATTTTTAGTATTTGGAGCTATTCTAGTGTTCCTGTTTTTATTTTCACTTTGGTTGATTAAAGATGCACTTTATGCAGCCGGTTTTGTGGTTGCAACCGTTTTTACTTTTACCATGTTAGCCTTGGTAGCATTAGGTTTTATTAAAACCATAAAACAGTTTTTTCCAAAACACTGGAGTTTTACAGCACGCCAAAGCTTACTTAATTTATTCAGACCCAATAATCAAACCGTGGTATTGGTGGTGGCTATTGGTTTGGGTACGTTTTTAATTAGCACCTTATATTTCACGAAGGATATTCTGTTGGCAAAAACAGAAGTCGGACAAGCCTCTGAAAATGCCAATATCATCATTTTAGATGTGCAGCGCGATCAGCGTGAAGCCGTTTCACAAAACATTACGGACAAAAATTTGACAGTACTAAATAATTTAGCGTTGGTAACTATGCGCATGCATAGTATTAAGGGCCGGTTGGTAAATGACATTCGTCAAGACAGTACGCGGCAAATGCGAGGTTGGATTTTAAACCATGAATTTAGAACCACCTATCGCGATTCCCTAATAGCATCAGAAGAATTGTTGGAAGGCGAGTGGACACCACAATTAAAACCGGGTGACCCTATAGTCATGTCCATTTCTGATAATCTGGCATCCGATGCCAAACTGTCTGTTGGTGATGCCGTTGTATTCAACGTTCAAGGTGTTTTAATGGAAACAACCGTAGGCAGTATCCGAAAAGTCGATTGGTCTCAAATGCAACTCAATTTTTCCATCGTATTTCCGGCAGGTGTTTTAGAACAAGCGCCACAATTTAATGTATTCACAACCAATGTGCCAGACGAAACGAGTTCCGCAGCACTACAACAGGATTTAGTGGCTAAATTCCCGAATGTATCCATAATTGATTTACGCCAGATTTATACCGTTATAGAAGATATTTTAGATAAAGTTTCATGGATTATTAACTTCATGGCATTTTTCAGTATTCTTACGGGAATCATTGTATTGATTGGCTCCGTTAGAACCAGTAAATACCAACGTATTAAGGAAAGTGTCTTACTCCGAACGCTTGGCGCTAAAAACAAACAAATTCTGCAAATCACGGCTTTCGAATATGTCTTTTTAGGACTTTTAGGAAGTTTGGTAGGAATTATTTTGGCACTAGTCAGCAGTTTGTGTTTAGCCATTTTTGTTTTTAAAGAACCCTTTGTGCCATCAATAATTCCGTTTTTGGTGTTT